The following are encoded together in the Cyanobacterium aponinum PCC 10605 genome:
- the ggpS gene encoding glucosylglycerol-phosphate synthase, which translates to MKSSLVILYHRQPYDEVIEDGKVVYRQKKSPNGIVPTLKGFFSYAEKGTWIAWREVDESEKEEFEPRITSDEEETNYTVLRIGLTKEQVKDFYHITSKEAFWPILHSFPYHFTYESSNWENFREVNRLFAEAACNEAADDALIWIHDYNLWLVPHYIRQIKPDARIAFFHHTPFPSVDIFNILPWREEIINSLLSCDVVGFHIPRYSENFVNVARSLLPVEIVERQPVSGHIIPVGTALAEPEMVTKLKYKNQYVKVDAFPVGTNPDFFLSVLNQPETQQRLKELEAEFEGKKLIIAAGRVDYVKGNKEMLEAFGRLLERRPDLHGNIHFIVSCVSPAAGMRVYEEAQSQIEQLVGQINGHFGRLDWTPILLFTQVIPISELLCYYKISDVCWTTPLRDGLNLVAKEYIITHQGENGVLILSEFVGAAVELANAIQTNPYSTDLMDKAIDRALAMSVEEQKERMQKMYEVVTKYDVKYWGDRLLEVFKELSHEVDE; encoded by the coding sequence TGTACCAACATTAAAGGGTTTCTTTTCTTATGCAGAAAAGGGTACATGGATTGCATGGCGAGAAGTAGATGAAAGTGAGAAAGAGGAATTTGAGCCAAGAATTACCAGTGATGAGGAGGAAACTAACTATACTGTTTTACGCATTGGTTTAACTAAAGAGCAGGTTAAAGATTTCTATCATATTACCTCTAAAGAGGCTTTTTGGCCTATTCTTCACTCTTTCCCTTATCATTTCACTTATGAGTCTTCTAATTGGGAAAACTTTCGGGAAGTCAACCGTCTATTTGCGGAAGCGGCGTGTAATGAAGCGGCCGACGATGCTTTGATTTGGATTCACGATTATAATTTGTGGTTAGTACCCCACTATATTAGACAAATTAAGCCTGATGCTAGAATTGCTTTCTTCCATCATACTCCTTTCCCTTCTGTTGATATATTCAATATCTTACCTTGGCGTGAAGAAATTATTAATAGTTTACTTTCTTGTGATGTAGTGGGTTTTCATATTCCTAGATACTCAGAAAATTTTGTTAATGTTGCCCGAAGTTTGTTGCCTGTGGAAATTGTTGAGAGACAACCTGTCTCTGGTCATATTATTCCCGTTGGTACAGCTTTAGCCGAACCAGAAATGGTAACTAAACTAAAGTATAAAAATCAATATGTCAAAGTCGATGCTTTCCCAGTGGGTACAAATCCTGACTTTTTCTTGTCGGTGTTAAATCAACCAGAAACTCAGCAACGTTTGAAGGAATTGGAAGCTGAATTTGAGGGGAAAAAGCTAATTATTGCGGCGGGTAGAGTTGACTATGTCAAGGGTAATAAGGAGATGTTAGAAGCATTTGGACGTTTATTAGAGCGTCGCCCTGATTTACACGGAAACATTCACTTTATAGTTAGTTGTGTTTCTCCTGCGGCGGGAATGAGAGTGTATGAGGAAGCTCAAAGTCAAATTGAACAGTTAGTAGGGCAAATTAATGGGCATTTTGGACGTTTAGATTGGACTCCGATTCTCTTATTTACTCAGGTGATTCCTATTTCTGAATTACTGTGCTACTATAAAATTTCTGATGTGTGTTGGACTACTCCTTTAAGGGATGGTTTAAATTTAGTAGCAAAAGAGTATATTATTACTCATCAAGGAGAAAACGGTGTCTTGATTTTATCTGAGTTTGTAGGAGCGGCAGTTGAGTTAGCCAATGCCATTCAAACTAATCCTTACTCTACAGATTTAATGGATAAGGCTATTGACAGAGCTTTGGCTATGTCTGTGGAAGAACAGAAAGAGCGTATGCAAAAAATGTACGAAGTTGTTACGAAATATGACGTAAAATATTGGGGCGATCGCCTCTTGGAGGTATTTAAGGAATTAAGTCACGAAGTTGATGAATAG
- a CDS encoding Uma2 family endonuclease: MLTPTKWTLDDYHKMIDAGILCDRIVEFIKGDIVEMSPEKPLHRYTNHNTVKYLRSLLQEKAEVMEAHPITLTDSEPEPDVVITRTPDELYFTRHPYPEDIYWLIEIADSTLAKDLGIKKQIYAEVGIQEYWVIDLVNQKIHVFRHPNQGDYQSKSELIEGIISPLAFPDIRVTVAKLINSSPDT, encoded by the coding sequence ATGCTAACTCCTACAAAATGGACATTAGACGATTACCATAAAATGATTGATGCGGGTATTTTATGCGATCGCATCGTTGAATTTATCAAAGGAGACATAGTGGAAATGAGTCCAGAAAAACCTTTACATCGATACACTAATCACAATACTGTTAAATATTTACGGAGTCTTTTACAAGAAAAAGCCGAAGTAATGGAAGCTCATCCTATCACTCTAACAGACTCTGAGCCAGAACCAGATGTTGTTATTACTCGTACTCCTGATGAATTATATTTCACCCGTCACCCTTACCCCGAAGATATTTATTGGTTAATTGAGATAGCTGATTCTACTTTGGCTAAAGATTTAGGTATCAAAAAACAGATATACGCCGAGGTTGGTATTCAGGAATATTGGGTAATCGACTTAGTAAACCAGAAAATTCACGTTTTTCGCCATCCCAATCAAGGGGATTATCAAAGCAAATCAGAATTAATAGAGGGAATTATCTCCCCCTTAGCCTTTCCTGATATTAGAGTTACGGTTGCAAAATTAATAAACTCTTCTCCTGACACCTGA